From the Musa acuminata AAA Group cultivar baxijiao chromosome BXJ3-7, Cavendish_Baxijiao_AAA, whole genome shotgun sequence genome, one window contains:
- the LOC135643559 gene encoding protein IQ-DOMAIN 2-like has translation MGKKAKWFGAVKKVFSPESKEKKKERLKKKLGTRTFKAADPCPADSLECAVPREVLPPPQTHPEEDEVVEGETEQSNPAPPVALATPAATEPVATVEAATEIIQLAATTKFPGKTREEIAAIEIQTAFRAYMARRELRAMKGLVRLKSLMHGNSVKRQATTTLRSMQTLARVQSQILSRRMRLMEENQVLQRQMLLKHERDLENLKMGEEWDDSLQSREQIEASLLGKQEAAVRRERALAYAFSHQWKSTSKSTNPMFLDPNNLQWGWSWVERWTAAKPWETRGTTDKDLSNGRASAKSATESDACAEANPDKLSPAARKPSTVPPPTRTPRLTGKTKSASPKLGSASSITSMQSDRSRRRSLETAAAAPARDDESLAGSLAVRSYMAPTESARAKSRFQSLSNDDAEAPDKASMAPAKKRLSLPTGDRHNAAPPAAMRRKSGPPKVDVASAKDGAGPDLTTIESTGETM, from the exons ATGGGGAAGAAGGCAAAGTGGTTTGGGGCCGTGAAGAAGGTCTTCAGCCCTGAatcaaaggagaagaagaaagag AGGTtgaagaagaaattgggaacgagGACATTCAAAGCTGCAGATCCATGCCCCGCTGACTCGCTAGAATGTGCTGTTCCTCGCGAGGTACTTCCTCCACCTCAGACTCATCCGGAGGAGGACGAAGTAGTGGAGGGTGAGACTGAGCAGAGCAATCCTGCTCCCCCTGTAGCACTCGCCACCCCTGCTGCAACAGAGCCTGTTGCTACTGTTGAGGCTGCAACAGAGATCATTCAACTTGCAGCCACTACAAAGTTCCCCGGCAAGACGAGGGAAGAAATTGCTGCAATCGAGATCCAGACTGCCTTCCGAGCCTACATG GCAAGAAGAGAACTTCGGGCCATGAAAGGATTGGTCAGGTTGAAGTCACTAATGCATGGCAACTCTGTTAAGCGCCAAGCCACGACCACATTACGCTCCATGCAGACACTGGCAAGAGTTCAATCGCAGATCCTTTCAAGGAGAATGAGGTTAATGGAAGAGAACCAGGTTCTGCAGCGGCAAATGCTGCTTAAACATGAAAGAGACCttgagaatttgaag ATGGGAGAAGAATGGGATGATAGTTTACAATCGAGGGAACAAATTGAAGCAAGTCTGTTGGGCAAGCAGGAGGCTGCAGTAAGACGAGAAAGAGCACTGGCTTATGCATTCTCTCATCAG TGGAAAAGCACCTCAAAATCGACGAATCCAATGTTTCTGGACCCCAACAACCTACAATGGGGTTGGAGCTGGGTGGAGCGGTGGACGGCAGCAAAGCCATGGGAGACGAGGGGCACAACAGATAAAGATCTCAGCAACGGCCGTGCCTCTGCCAAGAGTGCCACTGAGAGCGATGCTTGTGCAGAAGCTAATCCAGATAAGCTCTCTCCAGCTGCCCGTAAACCCTCGACGGTACCACCTCCCACGAGAACCCCTCGGTTAACAGGGAAGACGAAATCTGCAAGCCCGAAACTTGGGTCGGCTTCATCGATCACCAGCATGCAGTCAGATAGATCCAGGAGGCGCAGCTTGGAGACAGCAGCGGCAGCACCGGCGAGGGACGATGAGAGCTTAGCAGGTTCGCTGGCTGTTCGTAGCTACATGGCTCCCACGGAGTCAGCAAGAGCCAAATCCCGCTTCCAGAGCTTGTCAAACGACGATGCCGAGGCTCCAGATAAAGCTTCCATGGCTCCCGCGAAGAAGAGGTTGTCTTTGCCTACCGGAGATAGGCATAACGCAGCGCCTCCAGCAGCGATGAGACGGAAGTCGGGTCCTCCGAAGGTGGATGTGGCATCTGCGAAGGATGGAGCAGGCCCAGATTTGACCACGATAGAATCGACAGGGGAGACAATGTAG
- the LOC135643560 gene encoding late embryogenesis abundant protein EMB564-like, giving the protein MSSEQERRELDEKARRGETVVPGGTGGKSLDSQERLAEGRSRGGQTRREQMGTEGNHELDEKARRGETVVPGGTGGKSLDAQERLAEGRSRGGQTRKEQMGTEGYHEMGRKGGLSTTEESGGERAQREGIEIDESKFRKHDD; this is encoded by the exons ATGTCGTCGGAGCAAGAAAGGCGCGAGCTTGACGAGAAGGCGAGGCGCGGGGAGACCGTCGTACCAGGCGGAACCGGCGGGAAGAGCCTGGATTCACAGGAACGCCTCGCTGAAG GACGGAGCCGTGGAGGGCAGACGAGGAGGGAGCAAATGGGGACGGAAGGGAATCATGAGCTTGACGAGAAGGCGAGGCGCGGGGAGACCGTCGTCCCCGGCGGAACCGGCGGGAAGAGCCTGGATGCACAGGAACGCCTCGCTGAAG GACGGAGCCGTGGAGGGCAGACGAGGAAGGAGCAAATGGGGACGGAAGGGTATCATGAGATGGGGCGCAAAGGCGGGCTGAGTACCACGGAAGAGTCGGGAGGGGAGCGTGCGCAGAGGGAAGGCATCGAAATCGACGAGTCCAAGTTCAGGAAGCACGATGACTAA